Proteins found in one Erythrobacter sp. 3-20A1M genomic segment:
- a CDS encoding BglII/BstYI family type II restriction endonuclease, with product MYETFTYDDPAILPAASRDHWAYMESNSAAAVMKAVCPDEWRDIVEVLSTYRLDPKYWLKAGGNRGDIAEQIDDEFGKRGWSETRLDLETRGLLFDKDGNSVGELPVIRQEGYLVDNFKNRIVLDVEWNAKDGNLDRDLASYRSWFDAGIISAGVIITKDRLSLLALARRLWGDYQATLPQEERVARLPIDLTTSTVTALDKAEMRMRRGVMGSCPVLIVAANESTWNGQPYV from the coding sequence ATGTACGAGACCTTCACCTATGATGATCCGGCCATTCTTCCGGCCGCCTCCCGCGATCACTGGGCCTACATGGAGAGCAATTCCGCTGCCGCAGTGATGAAGGCGGTCTGCCCGGACGAGTGGAGGGACATTGTCGAGGTGCTCTCGACCTACCGATTGGACCCGAAGTATTGGTTGAAGGCCGGTGGCAATCGGGGCGACATTGCCGAGCAGATTGATGATGAATTCGGAAAGCGCGGCTGGTCCGAGACCCGGCTCGACCTAGAGACACGCGGCCTGTTGTTCGACAAGGACGGCAATTCCGTGGGCGAACTCCCCGTCATCCGGCAAGAGGGCTACCTCGTGGACAACTTTAAGAACCGTATCGTGCTGGACGTGGAGTGGAACGCGAAGGACGGCAACCTCGACCGCGACCTCGCCTCCTACCGCTCGTGGTTCGATGCTGGCATCATTTCCGCAGGCGTCATCATAACGAAGGACCGACTCTCCCTGCTAGCTCTCGCCCGTCGACTTTGGGGCGACTATCAGGCTACCCTGCCCCAGGAGGAGCGGGTCGCTAGGCTGCCTATCGACCTAACCACATCCACCGTGACGGCGTTGGACAAGGCCGAGATGCGCATGCGCCGGGGCGTGATGGGGTCATGCCCCGTCCTGATAGTCGCGGCGAACGAGAGCACGTGGAACGGGCAGCCCTACGTCTGA
- a CDS encoding HNH endonuclease, with translation MGAPRCDRETRCQLLAFRPSRSLHLTWSPSRQSRSNTVAATKQRAGQLRALRWAQGSLCAGCGEHVPSGSRLKRYHPAYPTFDHVTTRSRGGGRTLENGLLKHQRCNQQRANRAPTGCDLIWLEFVTARLSMRPKSFKPTFKGGVRNAL, from the coding sequence ATGGGCGCTCCTCGGTGCGATCGGGAGACGCGATGTCAGCTGCTCGCTTTCCGACCATCTCGCAGTCTGCACTTAACTTGGTCTCCATCGCGACAGTCTAGAAGCAACACCGTGGCCGCTACCAAACAACGTGCCGGACAACTCCGAGCCCTTCGCTGGGCACAGGGATCCTTGTGCGCCGGATGCGGAGAGCATGTTCCGAGCGGTTCCCGGCTCAAGCGATACCATCCCGCCTATCCGACGTTTGATCATGTCACGACGCGCAGCAGGGGCGGCGGTAGAACGCTCGAGAATGGTCTTCTGAAGCACCAGCGCTGCAATCAGCAACGCGCCAATCGAGCGCCCACCGGGTGCGATCTGATCTGGCTGGAGTTCGTCACGGCGCGACTTTCAATGCGACCCAAGAGCTTCAAGCCGACATTCAAAGGAGGTGTTCGCAACGCGCTCTAG
- a CDS encoding serine/threonine-protein kinase yields the protein MTDYISGLTIGVKIGNGHFGEVFHGVDPAHGNVAVKVLRREAHHDDARWQLYKGGSLNEAQHLSKATHRNVVQVHHVVEGDGGDSVVICMEYCAGGSLEKKYEAGPMTLRAVKKAATEVLQGLGVLHSRGMLHRDIKPANILLNGQGVAKLADFGLVTDDLLLGYGSQAGYWDHIAHECWHNGPTSAKSDIWALGMTLYRLLHGKVWYEEAPRPQTMIEDGGFVDTLKWLPHIPKPWRTFIRRTMNDDPAKRFQNTTQVLAGIAALPVEPQWEVEVAPQLIKWHRTKGQRRIKVEWERISSRKHQWRAWSEPIASGRSMSLDGSGGVVGQGKAIAGLKAFFGA from the coding sequence ATGACCGACTACATCTCCGGCCTCACAATCGGCGTGAAAATTGGAAATGGCCATTTTGGTGAGGTGTTCCATGGTGTCGATCCGGCGCATGGAAACGTTGCGGTGAAGGTCCTGCGACGCGAAGCCCACCACGACGATGCGCGGTGGCAACTCTACAAAGGTGGCTCGCTGAACGAGGCCCAACACCTATCCAAGGCCACCCACAGGAACGTAGTCCAAGTCCATCACGTAGTGGAGGGCGACGGCGGCGACAGCGTAGTGATTTGCATGGAATACTGCGCTGGCGGCTCCCTTGAGAAGAAATACGAGGCCGGGCCCATGACTCTCCGGGCCGTAAAGAAGGCGGCGACCGAGGTGCTACAGGGCCTCGGGGTTCTGCATTCAAGGGGAATGCTGCACCGGGACATCAAGCCCGCCAACATCCTCCTCAACGGTCAGGGCGTGGCAAAGCTTGCAGACTTCGGCTTGGTGACGGATGACTTGCTCCTGGGCTATGGATCTCAGGCGGGCTACTGGGACCACATCGCCCACGAATGTTGGCACAACGGCCCAACCAGCGCGAAGAGCGATATATGGGCTCTCGGCATGACGCTTTACCGCCTCCTCCACGGCAAGGTCTGGTACGAGGAGGCCCCCAGACCGCAGACGATGATCGAGGACGGGGGCTTCGTGGATACCCTCAAGTGGCTTCCGCACATCCCGAAGCCTTGGCGCACGTTCATCCGCCGCACGATGAACGATGATCCGGCAAAGCGCTTCCAAAACACAACCCAAGTGCTGGCAGGCATAGCCGCACTTCCAGTCGAGCCGCAGTGGGAGGTTGAAGTGGCGCCCCAGCTAATCAAGTGGCACCGGACCAAGGGACAGCGGCGAATAAAGGTTGAGTGGGAACGGATTTCGTCACGTAAGCATCAATGGCGCGCGTGGAGCGAACCAATCGCTAGCGGGCGTTCCATGTCGTTGGACGGCTCCGGCGGAGTGGTTGGTCAAGGGAAAGCAATTGCAGGATTGAAGGCCTTCTTCGGCGCTTAG
- a CDS encoding MT-A70 family methyltransferase produces MNIAQTQPLRPELEPAPLPRVVGGFSTVLADPPWRFSNRTGKVAPEHRRLDRYSTMSLESIKDLPVSDVAAKNAHLYLWVPNALLPDGLDVMSAWGFRYVSNIIWAKRRKDGGPDGRGVGFYFRNVTEILLFGVKGSMRTLAPGRSQVNMIETRKREHSRKPDEQYDLIESCSPGPYLELFARHPRPQWTLWGDESAEGQVPRGKVHKGYAGGEILPELRANEHLQPDVAVALGAELKSRYEAGNSVRQIADETGYSIQRVRSLLASAETSMRPRGRRGS; encoded by the coding sequence ATGAACATTGCCCAGACCCAACCGCTCCGCCCCGAACTTGAACCCGCGCCCCTGCCCCGAGTGGTTGGCGGCTTCTCTACCGTGCTGGCCGATCCCCCTTGGCGGTTCTCCAACCGCACAGGGAAGGTAGCGCCGGAGCATCGGCGGCTCGATCGCTATTCGACCATGTCGCTTGAGTCGATCAAGGACCTTCCGGTCAGCGATGTAGCGGCGAAGAACGCGCACCTCTATCTCTGGGTGCCGAATGCTCTGCTGCCGGACGGGCTCGATGTTATGTCAGCGTGGGGCTTTCGGTATGTCTCGAATATTATCTGGGCTAAGCGCCGGAAGGACGGCGGCCCGGATGGTCGTGGGGTGGGCTTCTACTTCCGCAATGTGACTGAAATCCTCCTCTTCGGGGTCAAGGGCTCGATGCGGACGCTCGCGCCCGGTCGCTCGCAGGTCAACATGATCGAGACGAGGAAGAGAGAGCATTCGCGCAAACCGGATGAGCAGTACGACTTGATCGAGAGCTGTTCGCCCGGGCCGTACCTCGAGCTCTTCGCCCGGCACCCCCGGCCGCAGTGGACGCTGTGGGGGGACGAATCAGCAGAGGGCCAAGTACCGCGTGGGAAGGTCCACAAGGGGTATGCGGGTGGCGAAATCCTCCCTGAGCTTCGCGCCAATGAGCACCTCCAACCGGATGTTGCCGTGGCGCTTGGTGCCGAGCTCAAGAGCCGTTACGAGGCAGGAAACAGCGTTCGCCAGATCGCAGACGAGACCGGGTACTCGATCCAGCGGGTGCGTTCATTGCTCGCCAGTGCGGAAACGTCGATGCGTCCAAGGGGCAGACGGGGGAGCTAA
- a CDS encoding helix-turn-helix domain-containing protein yields MPLESTIKQRSVRKRESTFEPIAMRIPEACRYLGIGRSTLYVLIGEGEIEFIKLGSSTLVLTESLSSLVERRRIPDEQAEDPGR; encoded by the coding sequence ATGCCGCTAGAATCTACGATCAAGCAGCGCAGCGTACGGAAACGGGAGTCCACCTTTGAACCGATTGCCATGCGTATACCGGAAGCCTGTCGCTATCTCGGGATCGGTCGCAGTACGCTCTACGTGCTCATCGGCGAAGGTGAGATCGAGTTTATCAAGCTGGGCAGCTCGACCCTTGTGCTGACAGAGAGCTTGAGTAGCCTGGTCGAGCGCAGGCGCATTCCGGATGAGCAGGCCGAAGACCCGGGCAGATGA
- a CDS encoding IS110 family transposase encodes MEYFAGLDVSIEATAICVVGDDGKVVLETEVPTEPELIAEALERFTGRLRRVGHEAGSVSPWLHAGLIALGLPAVCLETRHVRAALSAQRNKTDAADALGIAHIMRTGWFRQAHIKTEECYRIRLLLVQRRNLKRKFLDIENAIRHSLKVFGIRLGKVGRGSMEKAVREAVAHDAMTAGLMECMLRARAALWDEYLILHKLVTQLAMRDELCRRFMAIPGVGPVTALSFKSAIDDPARFRRSRNVAAYFGLTSRRWQSGSSIDVKGRISKAGDPDMRRALYEAASAMLTRFKGRDTIKTWGLKLAKTKCHAKARVAVARKLAIVMHAMWRDGTFYAGDPDAHEIDTAYAAKMQRLSYARS; translated from the coding sequence ATGGAGTACTTTGCAGGGCTCGATGTATCGATCGAGGCGACCGCCATTTGCGTGGTAGGCGATGACGGTAAGGTGGTGCTGGAGACCGAGGTCCCGACCGAGCCGGAGCTGATCGCCGAGGCGCTGGAGCGCTTTACGGGGCGCCTGCGCCGGGTCGGCCATGAGGCGGGATCGGTCTCGCCCTGGCTGCATGCCGGATTGATCGCACTGGGTCTGCCCGCTGTCTGTCTGGAGACCCGCCATGTGCGCGCTGCACTGTCGGCCCAGCGCAACAAGACCGACGCCGCCGACGCGCTCGGCATCGCCCACATAATGCGCACCGGGTGGTTCCGGCAGGCGCATATCAAGACCGAGGAGTGCTACCGGATACGCCTGCTGCTGGTCCAGCGGCGCAACCTCAAGCGCAAGTTCCTCGATATCGAGAACGCGATCAGGCACTCGCTGAAGGTGTTCGGGATCCGGCTCGGCAAGGTCGGGCGCGGATCGATGGAGAAGGCGGTACGCGAGGCGGTTGCACACGATGCGATGACCGCAGGGCTGATGGAGTGCATGCTCAGAGCGCGCGCAGCGCTGTGGGACGAGTATCTGATCTTGCACAAGCTGGTCACCCAGCTCGCCATGCGCGATGAGCTGTGCCGCCGGTTCATGGCGATCCCCGGCGTCGGCCCGGTGACCGCACTGAGCTTCAAGAGCGCGATCGACGATCCTGCCCGGTTCCGTCGCTCGCGCAACGTCGCGGCATACTTCGGGCTCACCTCGCGCCGCTGGCAGTCGGGCTCATCCATCGATGTGAAGGGCCGGATCAGCAAGGCTGGGGATCCGGACATGCGCCGCGCGCTCTACGAAGCCGCATCCGCGATGCTCACCCGCTTCAAGGGCCGTGACACGATCAAGACATGGGGACTGAAGCTCGCGAAGACCAAGTGCCACGCCAAGGCGCGCGTTGCGGTTGCCCGCAAGCTCGCCATCGTGATGCACGCGATGTGGCGCGACGGCACGTTCTATGCGGGCGACCCCGACGCGCACGAGATCGACACCGCCTACGCCGCCAAGATGCAGCGACTGAGCTACGCGCGGTCATGA
- a CDS encoding HEPN domain-containing protein, with product MKTDLDHLPPQKQREIERVVQLIFEEFEDAFALAKHEWKKAGRILKVILYGSYARGTWVDEPHTAKGYQSDFDLLIIVNDKRLVDRVKYWSKLDDRLMREYGVTKALKTPVNFIVHTLQEVNDGLAHGRYFFMDVKQDGIALYQSDETELHTPKPKTHEQALSMAQEYFDEWMPSAASFLKGFSFYMSEGDWKKAAFLLHQGTETLYHCVLLVCTFYTPHVHNLGFLRTQAERIDPRLTYVWPRDTKRDRSRFEKLKEAYVKARYSKHYRITKEELEWLGEQVEELGRVVHEVCSERLDKLKADAKARPDKA from the coding sequence ATGAAGACCGACCTCGATCATCTGCCACCGCAAAAGCAGCGCGAGATTGAACGCGTGGTGCAGCTCATCTTTGAGGAGTTCGAAGACGCTTTTGCGCTGGCCAAGCACGAGTGGAAGAAGGCCGGACGCATCCTCAAGGTGATCCTCTACGGAAGCTATGCGCGCGGCACCTGGGTCGATGAGCCGCACACCGCCAAGGGCTACCAGTCGGATTTCGACCTGCTGATCATCGTCAACGACAAGCGGCTGGTCGATCGGGTCAAATACTGGTCCAAGCTCGATGACCGGCTGATGCGCGAATACGGTGTGACCAAGGCGCTCAAGACCCCGGTAAATTTCATCGTCCACACCTTGCAGGAGGTGAATGACGGGCTGGCCCACGGTCGCTACTTCTTCATGGACGTGAAGCAAGACGGGATCGCGCTTTACCAGTCCGATGAGACCGAACTGCACACGCCGAAGCCCAAGACGCACGAGCAGGCTTTGTCGATGGCGCAGGAATACTTTGACGAGTGGATGCCTAGCGCCGCGAGCTTCTTGAAAGGCTTTAGCTTCTACATGTCAGAGGGAGATTGGAAGAAAGCCGCCTTCCTTTTGCATCAAGGAACTGAAACCCTCTACCATTGTGTCCTCCTGGTCTGCACCTTCTACACGCCGCACGTGCATAATCTCGGCTTTCTTCGCACCCAGGCCGAGCGCATCGATCCGCGCCTCACTTACGTCTGGCCGCGCGACACCAAACGCGACCGCAGCCGCTTCGAAAAGCTCAAGGAAGCTTACGTCAAGGCACGCTACTCGAAGCACTACCGCATCACGAAAGAGGAACTCGAATGGCTCGGCGAACAGGTCGAGGAGCTTGGCCGAGTGGTCCACGAAGTATGTTCGGAGCGCCTCGATAAACTCAAAGCCGATGCTAAGGCGCGCCCTGACAAAGCATAG
- a CDS encoding PAS domain-containing protein, whose amino-acid sequence MDRLSPDYDSFDWDALPEEDELTLTEADYAPEPPPSPVGQDDRRLQVRAYSYWASLLGSRSLPSTDDLDLNAVADFATNSVLLDFTGDPLQPAIRHIGTALAEECGADARIETVDDVPARSLLSRITGHYMEILANRAPIGFEAEFVNARGEQIMYRGILMPFSRDDEEIDSILGVINWKEALDADRARALEQEVREALSSHSLGPALRAQTPVGRWADGPNTEAANSDEALSGGLHDCLVAARALAAHAESCEDRSRLALYNAIGRAYDVSLAAAQEPDAFAELLTEYRLKVQARAPMTPVVKLVFGSGYDKTRLTEYAAALSFAHRQEMAPGMLARHLRTVDGGLKAVVQEERRLRRLESGAASKAENARPRLPRSLRSNPGRPLTSLPTEGDEFGLVMIRRLATGEIVLLGEVTSDHAMIERAARRITNQG is encoded by the coding sequence ATGGACAGGCTCTCGCCCGACTACGATTCTTTCGACTGGGATGCTCTCCCGGAAGAAGACGAGCTGACGCTGACAGAGGCGGATTACGCGCCCGAGCCGCCGCCTTCCCCCGTGGGGCAGGACGACCGGCGGTTGCAGGTGCGCGCCTATAGCTACTGGGCCAGCCTGCTGGGCTCGCGCTCGCTGCCTTCGACCGACGATCTCGATCTGAACGCGGTCGCGGATTTCGCCACCAACAGCGTCCTCCTCGATTTCACCGGCGATCCGCTCCAGCCGGCGATCCGCCATATCGGCACCGCGCTGGCCGAGGAATGCGGTGCGGACGCACGAATCGAAACGGTGGACGACGTACCCGCCCGCTCGCTGCTCAGCCGTATCACCGGGCATTACATGGAAATCCTGGCGAACCGCGCGCCGATCGGGTTCGAGGCGGAATTCGTGAACGCGCGGGGCGAACAGATCATGTATCGCGGCATCCTGATGCCGTTTTCGCGCGACGACGAGGAAATCGATTCGATCCTCGGCGTGATCAACTGGAAGGAAGCGCTCGACGCCGACCGCGCGCGGGCGCTGGAACAGGAAGTTCGCGAGGCGCTGTCCAGCCATTCCCTCGGGCCCGCACTCCGTGCGCAAACTCCGGTGGGCCGATGGGCCGACGGACCCAATACCGAGGCGGCAAATTCGGACGAGGCGCTGTCGGGCGGCCTGCACGATTGTCTCGTCGCCGCTCGCGCGCTCGCGGCGCACGCCGAAAGTTGCGAAGATCGCAGCCGACTGGCGCTCTACAACGCGATCGGTCGCGCCTACGACGTCAGCCTGGCGGCGGCGCAGGAGCCCGATGCATTCGCCGAACTGCTGACCGAATATCGCCTGAAGGTGCAGGCGCGCGCGCCGATGACCCCGGTCGTGAAGCTGGTTTTCGGTTCGGGCTACGACAAGACGCGGCTCACCGAATATGCCGCCGCCCTGTCCTTCGCCCACCGCCAGGAGATGGCGCCGGGCATGCTGGCGCGCCATTTGCGCACTGTCGACGGCGGGTTGAAGGCTGTGGTACAGGAAGAACGCCGGCTGCGAAGGCTGGAGAGCGGGGCGGCCTCGAAAGCCGAGAACGCGCGTCCACGTCTGCCCCGAAGCCTGCGGTCGAATCCGGGTCGCCCGTTGACTTCCCTCCCGACGGAGGGGGACGAGTTCGGGCTGGTGATGATCCGGCGCCTGGCCACTGGAGAAATCGTGCTGTTGGGCGAGGTTACGTCCGATCACGCCATGATCGAACGCGCAGCACGGCGAATCACTAATCAAGGTTAA
- a CDS encoding DUF2141 domain-containing protein — translation MAGLGLAGNAALPRGDVRVTVTGLRSDHGQVLACLTADAKDFPDCSKDPAARRRAIPAQDGMQFTFSDVPQGEYAIALLHDENANGKADKALMVPKEGFGFSRNAKLRLGPPSFSSAAFAVDGPLVKHTIRMRYIF, via the coding sequence GTGGCCGGTCTGGGCCTGGCCGGAAATGCCGCGCTGCCGAGGGGCGATGTCCGGGTTACCGTCACCGGCCTGCGGTCGGACCATGGCCAGGTGCTTGCCTGCCTGACCGCCGACGCGAAGGATTTTCCCGACTGCAGCAAGGACCCCGCCGCGCGCAGGCGAGCGATACCCGCGCAGGATGGCATGCAGTTCACCTTCTCCGACGTGCCGCAGGGCGAATACGCGATCGCGCTGCTGCATGACGAGAACGCGAACGGGAAGGCGGACAAGGCCCTGATGGTGCCCAAGGAAGGCTTCGGCTTCTCGCGCAATGCGAAGCTCCGGCTCGGCCCGCCGTCGTTCTCTTCCGCCGCCTTCGCGGTGGACGGCCCACTTGTGAAGCACACGATCAGGATGCGATACATCTTCTGA
- a CDS encoding ATP-dependent endonuclease, giving the protein MMANRSKLLKLAIKNVGCIGTEGVEVALDDVVCLVGKNNAGKSTILRGYELAQSPNKFDVGRDRCRWAPDGEPSVVELDVHIPEGIANVAEEWKVVKGDLRILKSRWEWQADGSGARKTWSPTESDWSADAKAGGADNVFKSRLPRPLRIGSLEDADKTEELLLTLALSPFVAEMKAYQGDPESDLSKSVVTLMGVVDELSKTHEERFDGIAAKVHDGFKGVFPSLGVRLDVAMAAPSISLEKLMKEGSGIRVQDGEVETSLAQQGTGARRALFWSMLQVHNQLTRQLEVRSGLEKEAKGKKGEVLEAALAKIAAFDAGEKLPEAEDDPAFPGYLLLIDEPENALHPMAARAAQRHLYQLATDPDWQVMMTTHSPYFVNPLENHTTIVRLERKGGDQSPLERKTYRTEEVTFDEGMKKNLQALQQMDVGFSEVFFGSYPILVEGDTEHAAFIAAVVETNHELADRATVIRARGKGILPGLIRMLRHFQIPFGIVHDIDWPYTSKGGASAMWTINQSIYDEIEQCRSDGVTVRHRCSVPDFERALGGEELGKDKPLEAYLRIKADPDLAGRALAMMLDLCDSDEHLPFGHGPGDGAYIDQVHAQLGEWCNANGYNDDIRFKGAA; this is encoded by the coding sequence ATGATGGCGAACCGTTCGAAGTTGCTGAAACTCGCTATTAAAAATGTAGGTTGCATTGGTACGGAGGGCGTAGAGGTTGCGCTAGATGATGTTGTTTGCCTCGTCGGCAAAAATAACGCCGGCAAATCGACCATTCTTCGGGGTTACGAGCTCGCGCAAAGTCCAAACAAGTTTGATGTTGGCCGTGATCGTTGCCGTTGGGCACCTGATGGTGAACCGTCGGTAGTGGAGCTTGACGTTCACATCCCGGAGGGCATTGCTAATGTTGCCGAAGAATGGAAGGTGGTTAAGGGTGATCTCCGTATTCTGAAGAGCCGGTGGGAGTGGCAAGCGGACGGATCGGGCGCGCGCAAGACATGGAGCCCTACGGAGAGCGACTGGTCAGCAGATGCTAAGGCCGGTGGTGCCGACAATGTCTTCAAGTCACGGCTTCCTCGACCGCTACGAATTGGCTCTCTGGAGGATGCGGATAAGACCGAAGAGCTGCTATTGACTCTAGCCCTCTCCCCCTTCGTGGCGGAGATGAAGGCGTATCAAGGTGATCCTGAATCCGATCTCTCGAAGTCGGTCGTCACCTTGATGGGTGTCGTCGATGAGTTGAGTAAGACACACGAGGAGCGCTTCGACGGCATCGCGGCGAAGGTGCACGACGGGTTCAAGGGAGTGTTCCCAAGCCTTGGTGTCCGGCTGGACGTGGCAATGGCGGCGCCATCTATAAGCCTCGAGAAGCTAATGAAGGAGGGCTCCGGCATCCGTGTGCAGGATGGTGAGGTTGAGACCTCCCTTGCCCAGCAAGGCACAGGGGCGCGGAGAGCACTCTTCTGGTCAATGCTTCAGGTGCATAATCAACTCACCCGACAACTCGAAGTGCGGTCGGGGCTGGAGAAGGAGGCCAAGGGCAAAAAGGGCGAAGTCCTCGAAGCCGCTTTAGCCAAAATCGCAGCATTCGATGCGGGTGAGAAGCTGCCCGAGGCGGAGGACGATCCTGCGTTCCCTGGCTATCTCTTGCTTATCGACGAGCCAGAGAATGCGCTCCATCCGATGGCTGCCCGAGCGGCTCAACGACATCTCTACCAGCTCGCCACTGACCCGGACTGGCAGGTAATGATGACCACTCACTCGCCGTACTTCGTCAACCCGCTCGAAAATCACACCACCATTGTTCGACTCGAGCGCAAGGGTGGAGACCAATCCCCGCTTGAGCGTAAGACATACCGCACGGAAGAGGTGACGTTCGACGAAGGAATGAAGAAGAACCTCCAAGCATTGCAGCAAATGGATGTGGGCTTTTCTGAGGTGTTCTTTGGGTCCTACCCCATCCTCGTTGAGGGCGACACAGAGCACGCTGCATTCATTGCTGCGGTGGTCGAAACCAACCACGAACTCGCGGACCGGGCGACCGTAATTCGGGCTCGCGGCAAGGGTATCCTTCCGGGACTCATTCGGATGCTCCGACACTTCCAAATCCCGTTCGGCATCGTTCATGATATAGATTGGCCTTACACGTCCAAGGGGGGCGCCAGCGCTATGTGGACGATCAATCAGAGCATCTATGACGAAATCGAGCAGTGCCGGTCAGACGGTGTAACCGTCCGCCATCGTTGCAGCGTGCCGGACTTCGAGCGAGCTCTCGGGGGGGAGGAGCTAGGCAAAGATAAGCCGCTCGAGGCCTATCTCCGCATCAAGGCGGACCCCGATCTTGCAGGGCGGGCTCTGGCGATGATGCTTGACCTCTGCGACAGTGACGAACACCTCCCCTTTGGGCATGGCCCGGGGGACGGTGCTTACATCGACCAGGTTCACGCGCAACTTGGTGAGTGGTGCAACGCCAATGGATACAATGACGATATTCGTTTCAAGGGTGCCGCTTAA
- a CDS encoding sterol desaturase family protein — protein sequence MLIAVALSALAMTAIVALRYLATSGFFAWLTGRVRPGYHAPLKPQIGREIRWSLASAAIYGIPAGIAAWAWREHGWTQIYSGWTDYPLWYLPLSVLLYLFAHDTWFYWTHRLMHRPRIFRVAHAVHHASRPPTAWAAMSFHPIEALSGAVVIPALVFLVPIHVAMLGCVLLVMTVMGVTNHMGWEVFPGRLVHSRAGNWLITASHHQLHHERYACNYGLYFRFWDRLCKTDRGLSAAFRR from the coding sequence ATGCTCATCGCCGTCGCCCTTTCCGCCCTCGCCATGACCGCGATCGTCGCGCTGCGCTATCTCGCGACCAGCGGCTTCTTCGCCTGGCTCACCGGGCGCGTGCGGCCCGGCTATCACGCGCCGCTGAAACCGCAGATCGGGCGCGAGATTCGCTGGTCGCTGGCGTCCGCAGCGATCTACGGCATTCCGGCCGGGATCGCGGCATGGGCCTGGCGCGAGCATGGCTGGACACAGATCTACAGCGGGTGGACCGACTATCCGCTATGGTACCTGCCGCTGTCGGTCCTGCTCTATCTCTTCGCGCACGATACCTGGTTCTACTGGACGCATCGCCTGATGCATCGCCCGCGTATCTTCCGCGTAGCGCATGCCGTGCATCATGCAAGCCGACCGCCGACGGCGTGGGCGGCGATGAGCTTCCACCCGATCGAGGCGCTGAGCGGTGCGGTGGTCATCCCGGCGCTGGTGTTCCTCGTCCCGATCCACGTGGCGATGCTGGGCTGCGTCTTGCTGGTGATGACCGTGATGGGCGTCACCAACCATATGGGTTGGGAGGTATTCCCGGGACGGCTGGTTCATTCGCGGGCAGGGAACTGGCTGATAACGGCCAGCCACCACCAGCTTCATCATGAGCGCTATGCCTGCAATTACGGGCTCTATTTCAGATTTTGGGATCGACTATGCAAAACCGACCGAGGACTGTCCGCCGCCTTTCGGCGATAG